A single genomic interval of Desulfitibacter alkalitolerans DSM 16504 harbors:
- a CDS encoding branched-chain amino acid ABC transporter permease, with protein sequence MEEILQQLINGISLGSVYALIALGYTMVYGIIKLINFAHGEIFMLGALAGFFAITVLGLPFFLALVLAMAVCATLGVVMERIAYKPLRNAHRIAALMTAVGLSLFYQNFTIYTVGATPKAFPRIPVQTWEIFGVAISNRQLIILVTAISLMLLLQFIVHKTKMGKAMRAVSFDRDAARSMGISVDKTISFTFAIGSSLAAAAGVLFGMYYGTVHPMMGLLPGLKAFVAAVLGGIGIIPGAMLGGMILGLAEAGVSAIGFSTYRDAVAFAILIVILIVRPSGLLGKNVREKV encoded by the coding sequence GTGGAGGAGATTTTACAACAGTTAATAAATGGAATTTCTTTGGGTAGTGTATATGCACTAATTGCCTTGGGTTACACAATGGTCTACGGAATAATTAAATTAATTAATTTTGCCCATGGTGAAATTTTTATGCTTGGAGCCTTAGCGGGCTTTTTTGCAATTACTGTTTTAGGTTTGCCTTTTTTTCTAGCACTGGTTTTAGCCATGGCAGTCTGTGCGACTCTTGGAGTGGTTATGGAAAGAATTGCCTATAAACCTTTGCGTAACGCTCATAGAATAGCAGCTTTAATGACAGCTGTAGGCTTATCATTATTTTACCAAAATTTTACTATTTATACAGTTGGCGCCACGCCTAAGGCGTTTCCACGTATACCTGTACAAACTTGGGAAATTTTTGGTGTGGCTATTAGCAATAGGCAATTAATCATCTTAGTTACTGCAATATCACTAATGCTTTTACTGCAATTCATTGTCCACAAGACTAAGATGGGCAAAGCCATGAGGGCTGTTTCCTTTGATCGTGATGCAGCAAGATCAATGGGAATAAGTGTCGATAAAACAATTTCATTTACTTTTGCCATTGGATCCTCTTTAGCTGCCGCAGCTGGTGTTTTATTTGGAATGTATTATGGTACAGTTCACCCTATGATGGGATTACTTCCGGGCCTTAAAGCTTTCGTTGCAGCTGTTCTTGGAGGAATTGGAATTATTCCGGGAGCCATGCTTGGGGGCATGATTTTGGGATTGGCAGAAGCAGGAGTTAGTGCTATAGGATTTTCAACATATCGGGATGCAGTAGCATTTGCCATATTAATAGTAATATTAATTGTAAGACCCTCAGGACTTCTTGGTAAGAACGTTAGAGAGAAGGTGTAA
- a CDS encoding ABC transporter substrate-binding protein, translating to MKKSFVVLVALLLAFGLVLTACGGKSDSGSSGGSNEKQEVETINIGGIFPLTGAIATFGQSSVEAIQLAFEEINAKGGVLGGKQLKFIVEDNRSVQPDSATAAQKLINQDKVVAILGPVASSNSLAAAPIAQEAKIPLLSPTSTNPAVTQVGDFIFRAAFIDPFQGAVMANFALDNLGAKTAAIMTDANSDYSKGLGEVFKQVFESKGGTIVANVSFMSGDTDFNTILTTVRNANPDVVWVPSYYDTAGLILDQAKNNVGFSRDVIFLGADGWDSPVMFELAGDAADGFYFSNHYSPDVDSPEVKSFLAAYQAKYNNKMPDALAALAYDAAYMLAAAIEKAGSAEPQAIRDALADVEIVGVSGQIKLNENRDPVKSAVVIKIENQQQVYYTTVNP from the coding sequence ATGAAGAAAAGTTTTGTTGTTTTAGTGGCATTGCTTTTAGCATTTGGCTTGGTGCTAACAGCATGCGGAGGCAAAAGTGACAGTGGCAGTAGTGGTGGAAGTAACGAGAAACAAGAAGTTGAAACAATCAATATAGGGGGAATATTTCCACTAACCGGAGCCATTGCAACATTTGGACAATCATCAGTTGAAGCTATACAATTGGCATTTGAAGAAATTAATGCTAAGGGTGGAGTTCTAGGTGGAAAACAGTTAAAGTTTATTGTTGAAGATAACAGAAGTGTGCAGCCAGATTCAGCTACAGCGGCACAAAAGTTGATAAACCAGGATAAGGTTGTAGCTATTTTAGGTCCAGTAGCAAGCTCTAACTCATTGGCTGCTGCACCAATTGCTCAGGAAGCAAAAATTCCTTTATTGTCACCCACATCTACCAATCCAGCAGTTACACAAGTAGGAGACTTTATTTTTAGGGCAGCTTTTATTGACCCCTTCCAGGGAGCAGTAATGGCAAACTTTGCATTAGATAATCTGGGTGCAAAAACAGCAGCCATTATGACCGATGCAAATAGTGACTACTCCAAAGGTCTTGGAGAAGTATTTAAACAAGTATTTGAAAGCAAGGGTGGGACAATTGTTGCAAATGTGTCCTTCATGAGTGGGGATACAGACTTCAATACCATTTTAACAACTGTACGTAACGCAAATCCGGATGTTGTTTGGGTACCATCTTACTATGATACAGCTGGGCTAATTCTAGACCAGGCAAAGAACAATGTTGGTTTTAGCAGAGATGTGATTTTCCTTGGCGCAGATGGTTGGGATTCTCCTGTAATGTTTGAACTAGCGGGAGATGCGGCTGATGGCTTCTACTTTAGTAATCATTATTCTCCTGACGTAGATAGTCCAGAAGTTAAATCCTTCTTGGCAGCTTATCAGGCCAAGTACAACAACAAAATGCCAGATGCTCTAGCTGCTTTAGCTTATGATGCTGCATATATGCTTGCAGCAGCAATTGAAAAAGCAGGATCTGCAGAACCTCAAGCAATTAGAGATGCATTAGCTGATGTTGAAATTGTAGGTGTAAGCGGACAAATTAAATTAAATGAAAATAGGGACCCAGTTAAGAGTGCGGTGGTTATCAAAATTGAGAATCAGCAGCAGGTATACTATACAACAGTTAATCCCTAA
- the lysS gene encoding lysine--tRNA ligase, whose translation MDMEFNELIQVRREKLNEFRQLGIDPFGSKFEVTHKAQEIAENFEALDGQPVKIAGRIMAKRVQGKASFGHIQDLSGQIQIYAQVNNLGEEAYALFKKMDIGDIIGIEGSVFKTRRGEVTVEIHKIKLLTKSLQPLPEKWHGLKDVDLRYRQRYLDLIVNPGVKNVFIKRTKIIQAMRKFLDSRGFLEVETPTLHVIPGGASARPFITHHNTLDMELYMRIALELHLKRLLVGGLERVYEIGRNFRNEGISTKHNPEFTMMELYQAYADYEDMMEITENMIAFIAKEVLGGTKAIYQGQEIDLTPPWERITMVDAVKKFANVDYNEWKTVEDAINAARQIGIGVEKGSTMGEILNLIFEEKVEPHLVQPVFIKDYPIEISPLAKKIEGNESFTYRFEAFVVNRELANAFSELNDPIDQKERFEKQMELRDKGDEEAQRMDDDFVRALEYGMPPAGGLGIGIDRLVMLLTDSPSIRDVILFPTMRPREN comes from the coding sequence ATGGATATGGAATTTAATGAATTAATACAAGTAAGAAGAGAAAAGCTTAATGAATTTAGACAGCTTGGAATTGATCCCTTTGGAAGCAAGTTTGAAGTTACGCATAAGGCACAGGAAATAGCAGAAAATTTTGAGGCTCTAGATGGACAACCAGTAAAAATAGCAGGCCGAATAATGGCAAAAAGGGTTCAAGGCAAGGCAAGCTTTGGTCATATTCAAGACCTTTCTGGTCAAATACAGATTTATGCACAGGTAAATAATCTTGGGGAAGAAGCATATGCACTGTTTAAAAAAATGGATATTGGCGACATAATTGGAATTGAAGGGTCTGTTTTTAAAACCCGTCGCGGTGAGGTTACAGTTGAAATACATAAAATAAAGCTATTGACAAAATCCCTTCAGCCTTTACCAGAAAAATGGCATGGCTTAAAAGATGTTGACTTAAGGTATCGTCAAAGATATCTAGATCTGATAGTCAATCCTGGGGTTAAGAATGTTTTTATAAAGAGAACAAAGATTATCCAGGCAATGAGAAAATTTCTGGACAGCAGAGGATTTCTTGAAGTGGAAACTCCTACACTGCATGTTATTCCCGGTGGAGCATCTGCAAGGCCCTTCATTACTCACCATAATACTCTAGACATGGAATTGTACATGAGGATAGCTTTAGAACTTCACTTAAAACGACTTCTTGTAGGAGGATTGGAAAGAGTTTATGAAATAGGCAGAAACTTTAGGAATGAGGGAATTTCAACCAAACATAATCCTGAATTTACAATGATGGAGCTTTACCAGGCATATGCAGACTATGAAGATATGATGGAAATTACAGAAAACATGATTGCTTTTATTGCCAAGGAAGTGTTAGGGGGAACAAAAGCTATCTATCAGGGACAGGAGATAGATCTAACTCCGCCATGGGAAAGAATTACAATGGTGGATGCAGTAAAAAAGTTTGCTAATGTGGACTATAATGAATGGAAAACAGTAGAGGATGCTATCAATGCTGCCAGGCAAATTGGCATTGGAGTAGAAAAAGGTTCAACAATGGGAGAAATACTAAATCTAATATTTGAAGAAAAAGTAGAGCCACATCTAGTGCAACCTGTATTTATTAAAGATTATCCAATTGAGATTTCACCACTTGCAAAAAAGATTGAAGGTAATGAAAGCTTTACTTACCGTTTTGAAGCCTTTGTTGTAAATAGAGAATTAGCCAATGCTTTTTCTGAGCTTAACGATCCAATAGACCAAAAAGAAAGATTTGAAAAGCAGATGGAATTAAGGGATAAAGGTGATGAAGAAGCTCAGCGTATGGATGATGATTTTGTAAGGGCGTTAGAATATGGCATGCCACCTGCAGGAGGGCTTGGCATAGGAATAGATAGACTAGTTATGCTATTGACTGATAGCCCGTCCATCAGAGATGTAATCTTATTCCCAACAATGAGGCCCAGAGAAAATTAA
- the greA gene encoding transcription elongation factor GreA has protein sequence MSTKDVILTVEGLKKLEEELVYLKTVKRQEVAERIKQAREFGDISENSEYEDAKHEQAFIEGRILTLEKKLRNAKLIDNDAVDTKAVSVGSRVKLKDLESGDEFEYVIVGSMEADPLNSKISNESPVGKAIIGQKSGSIVEVNVPVGTLKYEIMQISK, from the coding sequence ATGTCTACAAAAGATGTAATTTTAACTGTTGAAGGTCTTAAAAAGCTAGAGGAGGAATTAGTTTACCTTAAAACAGTGAAAAGACAAGAAGTAGCAGAGAGGATAAAACAGGCAAGAGAGTTTGGGGATATTAGTGAGAACTCAGAATATGAAGATGCCAAGCATGAACAGGCATTTATTGAGGGCAGAATACTGACTTTGGAGAAAAAACTTAGAAATGCTAAACTTATTGACAATGATGCAGTTGACACAAAAGCAGTCAGTGTAGGGTCCAGAGTAAAATTAAAGGACCTGGAATCAGGTGATGAGTTTGAATATGTTATTGTTGGCTCTATGGAGGCAGATCCATTGAATTCAAAAATATCAAATGAATCTCCTGTTGGAAAAGCAATCATTGGACAAAAGAGTGGCTCTATTGTAGAAGTAAATGTTCCTGTAGGAACTTTAAAATATGAGATTATGCAAATCTCCAAGTAA
- a CDS encoding saccharopine dehydrogenase NADP-binding domain-containing protein: MDRFAFMIHPIDSSDIARKFSFLKRLPDRLLDKIIYHMPPIKTSEITGIKSIYDDTEVLGNFLGCTLTSKQMVELPTDVVIDKIIRTGKIAEKLGARILGLGAMTSVVGDAGYTVAQNLKLPVTTGNSYTIATAMEGTEKAAEMLGIDIRGAEVLIIGANGSIGNVCAQMMARKCGYLTLVSRDVKKLERLSAKILRETGLAVKISNRSEQAIKTADIIITVTSSVDCVINPEDLKPGALVCDVARPRDVSKKVAELRDDVLIIEGGLVEVPGDVDFNLNFGYPPKLALACMAETMILALEKKWTSYTLGREITIKQVDEIHKLGKKHGFKLAGFRSFEKIVKPEIIDRVRYFTKQNTKKAIQG; the protein is encoded by the coding sequence ATGGATAGGTTTGCATTTATGATACACCCAATTGATAGTTCAGATATAGCAAGAAAATTTTCTTTCCTTAAACGGCTTCCGGACAGATTACTTGATAAAATAATTTACCATATGCCACCTATAAAGACTTCAGAAATAACAGGTATAAAATCCATATATGATGATACCGAGGTTTTAGGAAACTTTCTTGGATGCACCCTAACTAGCAAACAAATGGTTGAACTGCCTACTGATGTAGTTATAGATAAAATAATTCGAACAGGTAAAATCGCGGAAAAGTTAGGTGCTAGAATTTTAGGCTTAGGAGCAATGACTTCTGTTGTAGGAGACGCAGGATATACAGTAGCGCAAAACTTGAAGCTTCCTGTTACTACTGGCAACAGCTATACAATAGCAACTGCCATGGAAGGAACAGAAAAGGCTGCAGAAATGTTAGGCATAGATATTAGAGGAGCTGAGGTTTTAATAATTGGAGCCAACGGCTCAATTGGAAACGTTTGTGCACAGATGATGGCCAGAAAATGTGGTTATTTGACCCTGGTTTCACGAGACGTAAAAAAGTTAGAGAGACTATCAGCAAAGATTTTAAGAGAAACAGGCCTGGCAGTAAAAATATCTAACCGATCAGAACAAGCAATAAAAACGGCTGATATAATAATAACTGTTACCTCTTCAGTAGACTGTGTAATTAATCCTGAGGACTTAAAACCAGGTGCACTTGTTTGTGATGTGGCAAGACCGAGGGATGTATCCAAAAAGGTTGCAGAACTTAGAGATGATGTGCTTATTATTGAAGGTGGATTAGTTGAGGTTCCAGGAGATGTTGATTTTAATCTAAACTTTGGCTATCCACCAAAATTAGCACTAGCTTGTATGGCTGAGACAATGATACTAGCTTTAGAAAAAAAATGGACATCATATACCCTGGGAAGAGAAATAACAATCAAGCAAGTAGATGAGATACATAAATTAGGTAAAAAACATGGGTTTAAACTAGCTGGGTTCAGGAGTTTTGAAAAAATAGTTAAGCCTGAAATCATTGATAGGGTAAGATATTTCACTAAACAGAATACAAAAAAAGCTATCCAAGGATAA
- a CDS encoding transcriptional regulator: MDVMRIGDKVLSKKKLYAIIDKTLNLRAEGLSQQEVANIMGLDRPFISRLEKLGEVRKGRKIGVVAFPIENKLELEQFLKKEGIDFMLLMTDEERWGFVKEKQGIELFNDVMEIIARLRSCDVIIVIGSNYRIKLCEALVDKEVIGIEIGKSPIEGNKLIDMQIIKNVFSTLNA, translated from the coding sequence ATGGATGTTATGCGTATTGGTGATAAGGTTCTGAGCAAAAAAAAACTCTACGCAATTATTGATAAGACCCTAAATTTAAGAGCTGAAGGGCTATCTCAACAAGAGGTTGCAAATATAATGGGCCTGGACCGGCCTTTTATTTCTAGACTAGAAAAACTAGGTGAAGTTAGAAAAGGCAGAAAAATAGGAGTTGTTGCCTTTCCTATAGAGAACAAGCTTGAACTGGAACAGTTTCTTAAAAAAGAAGGTATAGACTTCATGCTCCTTATGACAGATGAGGAAAGATGGGGTTTTGTCAAGGAAAAACAGGGTATTGAACTATTTAATGATGTGATGGAGATTATAGCCCGTTTGAGGTCCTGTGATGTAATTATAGTTATTGGCTCAAACTACAGGATAAAATTATGCGAAGCTTTAGTTGATAAAGAGGTTATTGGAATAGAGATTGGCAAATCGCCCATAGAAGGAAACAAGCTTATAGATATGCAGATTATTAAAAATGTGTTTTCCACATTGAATGCATAA
- the dusB gene encoding tRNA dihydrouridine synthase DusB, with protein MYIGSIKLRNCVVSAPMAGVSDKVFRILAKENGCALTYTEMVSANALMHNSCKTLELFNIDGEMQPTAVQIFGSDPKIMAQAACMIEKKKPQIIDINMGCPAPKIVKNNEGSALMKNPRLIKEIIEAVCSSVKVPVTVKIRAGWSPETINAVEVAKIVEEAGAAAITVHGRTRCQFYRGKANWELIKRVKGAVNIPVIGNGDIWAPEDGKRMLDETGCDLIMIGRGAMGNPWIFKRTIHFITTGEHLPPPSQGERIAMGIRHYNMLMEEKGEALAVRQMRKHLAWYFKGLRNAARMREEINKLDDAQLVIEKLNKYYAEYC; from the coding sequence ATGTACATAGGATCAATCAAATTAAGAAATTGTGTTGTGTCAGCACCCATGGCAGGTGTCAGTGATAAGGTTTTTCGTATTTTAGCTAAAGAAAACGGCTGCGCTCTTACTTATACTGAAATGGTAAGTGCAAATGCTTTGATGCACAATAGCTGCAAGACCCTGGAGCTTTTTAACATAGATGGAGAGATGCAGCCAACAGCTGTGCAAATATTTGGATCAGATCCAAAAATCATGGCACAAGCTGCCTGCATGATTGAAAAGAAAAAGCCCCAGATTATAGATATCAACATGGGATGCCCTGCACCTAAAATAGTTAAAAACAATGAGGGCTCTGCTTTGATGAAGAATCCACGGTTAATTAAGGAGATAATAGAAGCAGTATGCTCAAGTGTAAAGGTGCCGGTTACTGTGAAAATAAGAGCCGGATGGAGTCCAGAAACAATTAATGCTGTTGAGGTGGCGAAAATCGTTGAAGAAGCTGGCGCAGCAGCTATAACTGTCCATGGAAGAACAAGATGCCAATTTTATAGAGGAAAAGCCAATTGGGAATTAATTAAAAGGGTTAAAGGTGCTGTAAATATACCTGTCATTGGAAATGGGGATATATGGGCCCCAGAAGATGGTAAAAGAATGCTTGATGAGACTGGCTGTGACTTGATAATGATTGGAAGGGGAGCTATGGGCAATCCCTGGATATTTAAAAGAACCATTCATTTTATTACAACAGGAGAGCATTTACCCCCACCATCACAAGGGGAAAGAATAGCAATGGGTATTAGACACTATAATATGCTTATGGAGGAAAAGGGAGAGGCTTTAGCTGTTAGACAAATGAGAAAGCATCTAGCCTGGTATTTTAAAGGATTAAGGAATGCAGCTAGAATGCGCGAAGAGATAAATAAGCTGGATGATGCCCAATTAGTTATAGAAAAACTAAATAAATATTATGCCGAATATTGTTGA
- a CDS encoding type III pantothenate kinase: protein MLFVIDIGNTNIVMGVYKGNNLEYYWRISTDTNKTSDELGVLLNQLFEYKGASLEDINAVVISSVVPTIMSAMEMMCEEYIKVKPLIIGPGIKTGLVIKFDNPKEVGADRIVNAVAAIEKYGAPAIVVDFGTATTFDAISPEKYYLGGAITPGIGISMDALFSRAAKLPRVELQKPDSVIGKSTVTCMQSGILYGYIGQVDGIVSRMKRELGGSPAAIATGGLAGFIAPHCDTIDHIDPYLTLEGLKIIYKRNL, encoded by the coding sequence ATGCTTTTTGTAATAGACATTGGAAATACCAATATTGTCATGGGGGTTTATAAAGGCAATAATTTAGAGTACTATTGGAGAATATCTACAGATACAAACAAGACTTCTGACGAGTTAGGGGTTTTATTAAATCAGCTATTTGAATATAAGGGGGCTTCCCTTGAGGACATTAATGCTGTTGTCATATCATCTGTGGTTCCTACCATCATGTCAGCCATGGAAATGATGTGTGAGGAGTATATTAAAGTAAAACCCCTCATTATTGGGCCCGGTATAAAGACAGGGCTCGTAATAAAATTTGATAATCCCAAGGAGGTTGGAGCAGATAGAATAGTGAATGCTGTAGCAGCAATTGAAAAATATGGAGCACCGGCAATTGTTGTTGATTTCGGCACCGCAACAACCTTTGATGCAATTTCTCCCGAAAAATATTACCTGGGTGGGGCCATTACACCAGGTATTGGAATCTCCATGGATGCCCTTTTTAGTAGGGCAGCCAAACTGCCAAGGGTTGAGCTGCAAAAACCTGATAGTGTGATAGGAAAAAGTACTGTTACATGTATGCAGTCAGGTATCCTTTATGGATATATAGGTCAGGTAGATGGTATTGTGAGCAGGATGAAAAGGGAACTAGGGGGTTCCCCTGCAGCTATTGCCACTGGCGGCCTGGCTGGATTTATTGCCCCCCATTGTGACACTATTGACCATATTGATCCATACCTGACATTAGAAGGATTAAAGATAATATATAAAAGAAATCTATAA